A genomic segment from Sparus aurata chromosome 10, fSpaAur1.1, whole genome shotgun sequence encodes:
- the LOC115589453 gene encoding B-cell scaffold protein with ankyrin repeats-like produces MSQTAEELLIIYETEAEQWATYLHSVFTGPISEAGICCYDIATVSSRRDDFLRLARYTCKLLILSKGMLEGMCQMWRFFLARVLSPAAHVVVLLCGVESLTPLLELVPLNGDECLQISSEQDAHEYLSTVTDIVKKGLSASAANVNPLARKPSGSEQKAEQVQSAGAHRSSTVVVPSRVPCGSSTEVFILLRNEAAGSDAEVEFTGENQMLRVKPARWNERILCVNAPDFPAGNVKVTVYSNGVPLSKAQLQYYSHMEEVSCLLARAVDPVDFMCQALQESSVEGLDQKLSSMLLEGMPTGGFQGLQCENTPKGELHHADVPSLLHFAAQYGFTSVSSLLLQCPGAERALRTANRHGQTPTEIAKSHGHAELHVLLRETLNMFSSGEDNGDASVYEMMCTAGTPSTTDAQREPGGGEDGEVEDEDIYAPLGVNDEYDSIQSSAKAVAIANRPPAPTPRPESTQVKQDKTPYIAKVFQKKKTPQGDTDLYSLPTKQARGREDSISSTYDSFVPNQVPGLPQRTKAGSLAVNGAPERVQKGADAVQQEKSSQRTRTISSREDDDSVYDKINIVHHTPSVSVNESRRGGQAVESDVYSKPLRGHSKLSKADKR; encoded by the exons ATGAGCCAGACAG CTGAGGAGCTGTTAATCATCTATGAGACCGAGGCAGAACAATGGGCCACCTACCTGCATTCAGTCTTCACCGGCCCGATCTCAGAGGCCGGGATCTGCTGCTACGACATCGCCACGGTGTCCAGCCGGCGGGACGACTTCCTCCGGCTGGCCCGGTACACCTGCAAGCTCCTGATCCTTTCCAAGGGCATGCTGGAGGGGATGTGCCAGATGTGGCGCTTCTTCCTGGCCCGTGTTCTGAGTCCGGCGGCTCATGTGGTGGTGCTGCTGTGCGGGGTGGAGAGCCTGACCCCGCTGCTGGAGCTGGTGCCGCTGAACGGCGACGAGTGCCTGCAGATCTCCAGTGAACAAGACGCTCATGAGTACCTGTCCACTGTGACGGACATTGTGAAGAAAG GTTTGTCGGCCTCAGCAGCAAACGTCAACCCATTGGCACGTAAACCATCAGGATCAGAGCAAAAGGCAGAACAAGTGCAGTCAGCTGGAGCCCACAGATCCAGCACGGTGGTGGTTCCCTCCAGAGTGCCATGCGGG AGCTCGACGGAGGTGTTCATTCTTTTGAGGAACGAGGCGGCTGGCAGCGACGCCGAGGTCGAGTTCACCGGTGAGAATCAGATGCTGAGAGTGAAGCCTGCTCGCTGGAACGAGCGGATCCTGTGTGTCAACGCACCAG aTTTTCCAGCAGGGAATGTTAAAGTGACTGTATACAGCAACGGAGTGCCGCTGAGCAAGGCACAGCTGCAGTACTACAGCCACATGGAGGAAGTGTCCTGCCTTCTGGCGAGGGCGGTGGACCCCGTGGATTTCATGTGTCAG GCTCTCCAGGAGTCCTCTGTGGAGGGGCTGGATCAGAAGCTGTCCTCCATGCTGTTGGAGGGGATGCCCACCGGAGGCTTCCAGGGGCTGCAGTGTGAAAACACACCTAAAGGAG AGCTCCATCATGCAGATGTACCGTCGCTCCTCCACTTCGCTGCCCAATATGGATTCACGAGCGTCTCCAGCCTGCTGCTACAGTGTCCAGGTGCTGAGCGGGCGCTGCGCACCGCCAACCGCCACGGGCAGACGCCCACCGAGATCGCCAAGAGTCACGGCCACGCAGAGCTTCACGTCTTACTGAGGGAAACACTG AATATGTTCAGCTCCGGCGAGGACAATGGTGATGCCAGCGTGTACGAAATGATGTGCACCGCAG GGACTCCCAGCACCACAGACGCACAGAGagagccaggaggaggagaggatggagaggtggaggaTGAGGATATCTACGCTCCTCTGGGGGTGAATGATGAATACGACTCCATCCAAAGCTCAGCAAAAGCAGTGGCAATTGCCAACCGCCCACCTGCACCCACACCTCGGCCTGAGAGCACCCAGGTGAAACAGGACAAAACCCCTTACATCGCTAAAG TgttccagaagaagaagacgccTCAGGGTGACACTGATCTGTATTCACTTCCTACTAAACAAG CACGCGGGCGGGAAGACAGCATCTCCTCCACCTATGACAGCTTCGTGCCCAACCAGGTTCCCGGGCTTCCGCAGAGGACGAAGGCCGGATCGCTCGCCGTGAACGGCGCCCCGGAGCGGGTTCAGAAGGGCGCGGACGCCGTCCAGCAG GAGAAGTCGAgtcagagaaccagaaccatcagcagcagagaggatgacGACAGCGTCTACG ATAAAATCAACATCGTCCATCACACGCCAA GTGTGTCGGTGAATGAGAGTCGGAGAGGAGGCCAGGCGGTGGAGTCGGACGTTTACAGCAAGCCACTTAGAGGACAT TCAAAATTATCGAAGGCGGACAAACGGTGA